GACGTGGACATCTCCGCGCTGATGACCAAACTCGCCCAGCAGCAGCTTGCATATCAGTCGGTACTTAAATCCACTTCGATGATCATGAACTTGAGCTTGATGAACTATCTCTAGAGTAAGGCATTCGTTGACAAGCATCGGTACGCGCTCTAGGGTACCCGACATCGGAAGGATACGAGGCGGGAATGCTTATACTGACACGTCGTCCTGGGGAATCCATCCACCTGGGTGACAAAATAAAAATTACCGTTCTTGGTGTGCAGGGAAAGCAGATCAAGATTGGCCTGGATGTGCCTCAGGAAATGCCTGTGTATAGAGAAGAAGTATACCTGCGTGTGCTCGAACAGAACCGCATGGCACTTGAAGCGGATCAACAAGACGTTCTCGCGGCGGCGGCATTATGGCAAAAAAGCAAGAACGAGTGATCCAGAGCCGAATAGGCAAGCTGATCATCCCTGCCGAGCGGATACTGCATTTCCCCCGGGGGATCATTGGTTTTGAGAGCGAGCGTGAATTCACCTTGGTGAAGATCAAGGAAGATTCGCCCTTTCTCATACTGCAGAGCATGAACGATCCTCGCCTGGGACTCATGGTGGTAGACCCCTACAGCTTCATCCAGGACTACGATGTGGTGGTGGGTGATGCCGAGCGCAAGCTCCTGCGCATCGAGAACATACGCCAGGTCATGGTGCTGGTCACCGTCACCATCCCTCCAGGCAGGCCAGAAGACACCACCCTCAACCTCACCGGACCTGTGGTAATCAACATGCAGGCCCGCATCGGCCTCCAGGTTCCCCAGACGGACGCCAAATACCTGACCCATTTCAAGCCTGGAGAGTTGTTGGAAAATAAATAGCGAAAGCTGTTTTGCTGCTCTGGAATGTGAAACCGGGCGCCCGATGGCGCCCGGTTTTTTTGTTCAGATCGCTCTGTACGGGAAGGGCCGAAACGTATCAGGTCCGAACCTTCAATGCTTTGACGCGCAAGAGGCGCGGCGGAGGGCCGGTCTTGCGCCGGGACTAGAACACCACGGTCTTGTTGCCGTCGATGATTATGCGGTCCTCCAGGTGGGCCTTCACCGCGCGGGCCAGCACCTGTCGCTCCAGGTCCCTGCCCAGGTCTTTCAAGTCTTCCACTCCGTGCCTGTGGGACACGTGGGCGACGTCCTGGGCGATTATCGGGCCAGCGTCGAGTTCTTCCGTGACGTAATGGGCGGTGGCCCCGATGATCTTCACCCCTCGGTCGAATGCCTGATGGTAGGGCGCAGATCCGACAAAGGCTGGCAGGAAGGAGTGGTGGATGTTTATGACAGGACCTGGTGCCTGAGATATGAAATCAGCCGAGAGTATTTGCATGTAGCGAGCCAGCACAACTGCGTCGGCATGTCCGGCCAAGTGCTCGAGGATGGCGTTTTCCGCGCCTTGTTTGCCTTCAGTATCCCGTGGCACCGGGACGTGGTGAAACGGCACCCCGAACCGCTCAACTTCATGACGAAGGTCGGGGTGATTGCTGATAACCATGGACAGCGAGCATGGGAGCTCCCCACGGGAAACACGCCAGAGAAGCTCCATCAGGCAGTGCTCGTGGCGCGACACCATGATCGCCAGTTTCTTTGGGGGCCAGGCGTAGTAGATGCCCCAGCGCATCTCGAAAGGCTTTGCCACAACCCTGTCAAAGGCGGACATGAGAGCCTCACGGCCCAGGTCAAGGTTGGGGGTCTGGAATTCAAGGCGCATGAACAGCGTTCCGCCTTCGGGGTCGGTGGAATGCTGGTCGAGCTGGGTGATGTTGGCGCCGTGGGTGAAAATGAACTGGCTCACAGCTGCAACGATGCCGGGTCGGTCCGGGCAAGTAATGAGCAGTCTGGCTGTTGTGCGAAGGGACGGGGTGGAATCGGTTCTCATCCGGAAAAACTATCGGAAAGGAGCGGGGAAATCCACTTGTGGTGCGGGGGGAGCGTGATGGGTGCGGTGCTTGGCCGGGACGGCCGGTTGAACCACCCCGGGACGGTCGTCCTGGGTGTTGAGGCGAAAAAAAACAGGCATGAAAGCTCGCCAAGCGAGGATAATTAATCCAAGCTTGGCGAGCGAGAGTGCCTTTTCATGGTTGGCCGCCTCCCGGACGGCAAATTGTTCTAGCGCAGGAAGTCGAGTTCGCCTTCGACCATTTTTTCGGCGATACGCCGTGAATCCAGGTTGTACGTGCCCGCCTGAACCTGATTCTTAAGCGCCTCGACCCTGTCAACCCGGACGTCTGGGCTCTCCGCCGCCACCTTGGCGGCTTCGGCCACCAGTTTGGAGTCGGAGGAAACAGACACCCTGTCTCCAGTGGCGGCTTGGCTCTTGGCTTTTGCCTTGGCTTTGTCAGCCTTGGCGGTCGCTTCGGAACCTTCGCCCTTGTCCACCTTGGACTGTGCGTACGGGTTTGCTCCTCCCAAAATCTTTTTGATGTCCATGATCCCCTCCCCGACGGCTTCTGCCGCCGAGATGCCTCGCAAGACTCCGTTTCCGGTAAGGGCCCTCTCCCCAGATGGCCTGACTTGCTGGCACTCTTGCGGGCTTTAGCCCGCTAAAGCATCGTTTCGTCGACCTTTTCGAGTGCGATGTGCCAGAGCTTCTCCAACACCTTCGCCCGCTCGGCGCCGGTCACTTCGACCGCGTTTTTTTCACCCGGGACCCGAAAGATCTGCAAGTCCTGTTCCTCGGGAGGGTAGGCGAAAAGGAACTTCGTGCGAAACGCGGTTTCCAACTCTCGAAGTATTTCCTCCACGACTGGATTGTCGGAACCTGTGACGATCAGACTCTCGACAATTTCAGCAGCCACTTTGTGCACCAGTTCGCGGCGCTTGGCTTCGCGGGAGATTTCGATCTGGTCCTCCGCCCCGGCCGCCCGAAGCGAACGCCTGTATCGTGCCAGCCGTCTGGCCGTCGTAACCTGCCGCCCGTAGGTGCGAAGCATGTTTCGGAGCAGGGCGGGGTTCGCAGCCATTCTCGATTCTCCTCGCTCGTCACGTACTCTATCGGTCAGTAACAGTGAAGTCTTTAGGGTGGCTTTTAAAAAAAGCCATATCCATTTTTGCCAGTAATGCCGGATACGTCTTGAAGCCAGGTCCGCTTTGCTCTAGACACGCGCTATGCAACCAGCGGTGCGCGATGTTCTCGTGGTGGTCAAGGCCGGGGACGAAAAGGCCCGGGCAATGGCTCAGCAACTTCTCTCCTGGCTTTCCGGCCTCGGGTCCTCGGGACGCGTGGTGGAAAACCGCACGGACCAGGAAGGGTGTTTCGACGCGTTCTGCCTGGTGGGAACCCTGCCCAGGCCGCAGCTCGCCGTTGTTCTGGGCGGCGATGGAACCATGATCAGCGTGGCCCGCAAGCTGGCCGGCGAGTCGGTGCCGCTTCTGGGAATCAATCAGGGCCGGCTGGGTTTTCTGACCCAGCTCACTGCCGAGGACTGGCAGGAGCCGCTGAAACAGGTGATAGTGAAGGGTTTCTCCGTTGGCCAGCTCATCATGCTCGCCTGCGAAGTGGCCCGCGACGGCAGGCAGGTTTTTTCCAGCGGCGCGGTGAACGACGTGGTTGTGCGCGGGTCCATGGCCCGGCTCATCAAGGTCGGCGTCGTATTCGGCGGAGAAAAGCTGGGCGGCTTCCGGGCCGACGGCATGGTGGTGGCCACGCCCACGGGCGCAACCGCCTATTCCATGAGCGCGGGCGGGCCGCTGGTCCACCCGGATCTTCGGGTGCTCACCCTTACCCCCATCTGTCCGTTCCTGTGCGACTTCAGGCCAATGGTTCTCCCCACCGACCGTCCGCTTGACCTTGGAGTGGAGGAGGCCACCGCGGATGTCGTGCTCACCTGCGACGGGCAGTCCACCTTCCCCCTGAAGCCAGGCGACTGGATAAGGGTGCGCCAGGCCCCGCATTCGCTCAAGCTCGTGGCCGTGGGCAGGCATACCTATTTCAACAAGCTTTTGGATAAGGGATTCATCAGGGAACGTTGATGCGCTGTGGAAGGAAAACGGAATACTTACGCTAAGCGCGGGTATAACCCTCCATATCGTTTGACTTCTTACAGGATTGACCCCATCAGAGAACGATGAGCCCGGTCAGCTTTCCCTCCATCGGTTCCCCCTCGGAACTGCGCTACGGCAAAGACCCTCTCCTCGATGCCTGGATTCTCCATTTCATGAGCGAGAACCACATCGAATACAGCATCGACCCCCTGCGCAACGCTTCACCTGAGCAGATGCGCTTCATGGTGGCTCTTGGGCCGGACCAGATCTATGTGCCCTGTTCCGACGTCATGCTGGGACACCTGCTGGAAAAGAATCAGGAACCGGCCCTCATGGACGCCTACGCCAAGGTCTGGCGCATGGTGCTGGAGCTTATAGAAAACCACTGCCCGGGCCAGTACGAAAAGATGATGATCCTCGCGCTGTGCGACCACAAATACCGCCAGGCGGTGAACGCGCCGGTGCTCATTCCGTCCAGGCTCTTAAAGCGCCTGACGTCGGTCTTTTTGGCCCAGGCCGGCCAGGACGACCCGTACCGGGCCCGCAAGCGCGTCATGAACCGCCGGGCCAGGCAGTTCATGGATACGCCGGCCATGAACGCCGCCCTGAACACCTGTCCGGGCATGTCCGCCAACTGCGCGACAATCCGGGACATGCGCTTCGAGCTGGACATGCTGGAGATTTCTCGCCTCCTGTGCCTTTCGGTCTGGAGCAAGGTCTGGAAAGACGACCAGGGGTTCCCCCAGCCCGAGGAAATCGAACGGGAGGTCTTAAACTGCGGCCCGTTCGACGCGTTCCGCTTAGCCCTGGACCCGGGCAAGCCCAAGTCCATGAAGATTCTCTACCTCCCGGACACGGCGGGAGGGATGCTCTTCGATCTTCTGGTGGTGCGTTCGCTGCTGCGCATGGGGCACAGGGTGATCATGGCGCTCAAGGAAGGCTTTTTCTTCGACTGCCCCACGGTATGGGACGCGGACGAGGACCCGATCCTGGCGCAGTATTTTTCCATGTTCGGGGCGCGCATCCTGGGCGACAACCGGGTGGGCAAGAATCAGCTCCTCCAGGCCATCAAGGAGAACCCCTTCCTGGTGATCTCCGACGGGACCAGGGAACGGCTCAACCTGTACAAGACCAGCATCACCTTTGCGCGGGCTTGGAAGGAGTCGGACCTGATCATCGCCAAGGGCGAGCTCAACCATCGCCGCCTCATGATGACCAAGACCGAGTTCACCCGGGACGTCATCAGCGTACACCGGGACCAGGAAGGAACGCTGCGCATCGAGTTCAAGCCGAAGCCCTCCAAGCTTCGCACCTTCACCGAACCCGAGATCACGGCCAAGGCCGAGGCCATCATCACCCGCATGCGTTCCGAAAAGTCGGCGGGCAAGTCCATCATGTTCTATTCGGCCATTGTGGGCTCCATTCCCCATGAAACCGAGACAGCCATCACCATCCTGCACACCTTCGTCAAACACCTGAGGGCCAAGCTCGCCGGGACCTACATCATCAATCCGGCGGAGCACTTCGAGGAAGGCATGGACGCCGACGACCTGATGTTCATGTGGGAGAAGGTGCAGCGCTCGGGGCTCATCAACGTGTGGCGATTTCAGTCCACCCAGGACATCGAGCAGGCCTTCGAGCTCATGGGGCGCAGCATCCCTCCGGTCTGGGCCGGAAAGGACGCCACTTTCTCCACAGGCTGCACCAAGGAAATGCAGATCGCCCTGGACATGCAGCGCTCCCACCCGGAAATGCAGGTCATCGGGCCAGACCCGGAGAAGTTCTTCCGCCGCCGCGAGTACGGGGTAGGGAAGTTCTTCGACGCGGCCATAGCGGCGCGGTAGAATTCTCTTCACCCGGTCTTCGTGAAACTAGGCGTGTCAGCATGAGTCTATACGCCCAAGATTCCGGGAGGTTTTTCCCGGGAGGGTTTGATACAATTTGGCCGGATTGGAAAACAAATCTCAGAAACGGTCTACGCCAGGAGATGGTCAATTGAAGGGAGCCAATGGTTCCTTTGGGGAAACCCCGCCTCCCGTTGTGCGCCTGAGGCTATGGCTGGAAACGGAGGACGGCATGTTCTTCGGTACGGGCCGGGGCATGCTCCTCGAGGCCGTGGACCGTTTCGGCTCGCTCAAGAAGGCCGCCGAGCATCTGGGCATGTCCTACCGGGCGGCCTGGGGCAAGATAAAGAGAACGGAAAAGGTGTTAGGCGTCGTGCTCATCGAGCAGGCCGGGAGCAGAAATGGAGGACACAGGCTCACGCCTGGCGGACGGCTTCTCATGGACAAGTTCCGCGAGTGGTATGAGGCGGTGGAGAACTCCGCTGTGGACAAGGCCCGGGAACTCTTCCCCTGGGCCTGCCTAAGTTTCAAAGAGGCGCGCAAGATGAAGCGTGGGTTGGCCAGGGACGCGGGCGACGCCGACGAGAGTTGATCCCTGGCAGGAGTGCGTTGTGGCGGTTCGTCGGGAGATCGCCGATACCAAGTCCATCCTTTCGTTAATTCTAATCAGCGTCCCTTGCGCACATGAAATAATCCCCGTGCCCAGGGAAATCACAATTCCAGCTTATAGAGGCTGACGCCCTCGCCATAGACCTCCATCCCGGGGCCGTAGCGGTACTCCCTGACGAGGGTAAAACCCAGGGTGGAAAAAAGCCTTTCCGCACGCGTGTTGCCCAGGTCGCAATAAAGCTCCACGGCTTTCGCGCCTGCGGCCCGCAGGTCCTGTTCCACCCTGGCCATGAGGCCTCTGGCCACGCCACCCGCCCGGTTCTCCCTGCGCACGCCGAGAAATTCCACAAGCCATGTTCCAGGCGTTGCCGGTTCGGTCACCGCTGGCAGGGCATCCACGAAGACGCGTTGCCGGCTCAAGATGTTCTCGACCTGTTCGGGATTTATCCCGATGCCGGGTGCAAGATCGCGCAGTGCCTGGGGGGAGAACGGATAATCCGGTGTGGAGATGTCTTCGCGCACCGTGACCGTGCCGGAACACACGCCGTCCACCAGGGCCACATAGGTGTTGTCTATGCGGCCCCAGGGCTGGGCCGGGTGCATGGCCAGGCCAGCCAGCAGCTTGAGCAGGGCCGCTTCAGGCAAGCCGGTGAGGTGATCCAGGAAACCTCGCTTGTGGTGGGAACGGGAGGCCAGAAGGATCATGTCCGCCAGGCATCTGGCGTATCCTGGCCCGGCCCGGTACACGGAGAGGGGTTCGGTATTGTCTACGGGCATGAAGAAAGTCTACCACGCTGGGTGGATAGGGGCAATCGCTTGGACACCGGGCGCTCGCGCCTCCCTTCCAGACGGTCTGGAAGGGAGGTCGCCTGCTGGCTGCTAGCGGCTTTTACACTGGTTCAATGCGTTGTTGCAGTTGGCGATGCACACAGCGCGCTGGTTGGCGTCGCGCATGGTGTTGCAGACGCCCGCGCAGTTCTGCCAGTTCATGTTGCAGTTGGCTTCGACGCGTCTGCGCTGTTGGTCGTAATTCTGCTGGTTAGGGCCGTAATACGTTCCGCCGTGGCGTTGTTGGTAGGTGGGATGGTAATAGCCTTGGCCGGTGTCGTAATAGCCGTCGTCGTAATAGCCGCCCCGTCCGCTCTCCACGCATCCGGCCAGCAGCGAGAGGCTAAGCAGAAGAAATATGGTTGCTCGCATGGTGTCCTCCTGGGATATGCCAAGTAACAAACACCATGAACTTGCGGTCAAGTCAATGCCGCGTTCCCATTGACCCTGTAAGCCCTGGGCTGTAAGACCAAGGCCCGCAAGCACACATCTCCCAGGAGCCTCCCGATATGGCGCAGTATGAGGCGGTGATAGGCCTTGAGGTCCACGCCCAACTTCTGACCAAAAGCAAGATTTTCTGCAGCTGTTCCACCGAGTTCGGCGCGGACCCCAACGAGAACGTCTGCCCCGTGTGTTCAGGCATGCCCGGCGTGTTGCCGGTGCTGAACGCCAGGGCCGTGGAATATGCGGCCAAGATGGGCATGGCCGTGGACTGCGTGGTGAATCCGGTTTCGGTGTTCGCCCGCAAGAACTATTTCTATCCCGATCTGCCCAAGGGCTACCAGATCTCCCAGTACGAGCTCCCCATCTGCGAGCATGGCCGCGTGGACATCCTGGTGGACGGCCAGGCCAAGACCATCGGCGTCACGCGCATCCACATGGAGGAGGACGCTGGCAAGAACATCCACTCCGCCACGGACAACGTGAGCTACGTGGACCTAAACCGCGCCTGCGTCCCGCTTATCGAAATCGTGTCCGAGCCGGACATGCGTTCCTCCGACGAGGCCGTGGCCTATCTTAAGGAGCTACGCTCCATCCTGGTGTATCTGGGCATCTGCGACGGCAACATGGAGGAAGGGTCGTTCCGCTGCGACGCCAACGTCTCCATCAGGCCCGTGGGGCAGGAAGCATTCGGCACCCGCACCGAGATAAAAAACGTCAACTCCTTCCGCCACGTGCGCCAGGCCATCGAATACGAAATCCAGCGCCAGAAGGACTGCCTGGAGGACGGCGAGGCCATTGTCCAGGAAACCAGGCTCTACAATCCGGACAAGAACATCACGGCCAGCATGCGCGGCAAGGAAGAGGCCCACGACTACCGCTACTTCCCGGACCCGGATCTGGTGCCCATAAAGCTCGATCCCGCACAGATAGCGGACTGGCGCTCCGTCCTGCCTGAGCTGCCCCGCGCCAAGCGCGAGCGCTTCATGAAGGATTTCGGCCTCTCCGTGCAGGACGCCGATGTCCTTACCGCCGAGCGCGACGTGGCCGAGTACTTCGAGGCCGCAGTGGCCGCTGGCGGCGATGCGAAAAAGTGCGCCAACTGGATCATGAGCGAGCTCATGCGTGAGATGGCCGAGGCCAAGCTTTCGGCCACCCAGGTGAAGCTTACGCCTTCGGATCTGGCCAAGCTGGTGGCCATCATCGATTCCGGGCTCATTTCCGGCAAAATCGCCAAGCAGATTTTCCCTGAACTCTTCGCCCAGGGCGGCGACCCCGAAGCCCTGGTGAAGGCCAAGGGGCTGGTGCAGATTTCGGATACTTCGGCCCTGGAGGCCGCCATCGACCAGGTGCTGGCCGCCAACCCCGCCGAGGTTGAAGCCTTCAAGGGCGGAAAGACCAAGCTCATGGGCTTTTTTGTGGGCCAGATAATGAAGGCGACCAAGGGCCAGGCCAACCCGGGCCTGGTCAACGAACTTTTAGTGAAAAAACTCAGCTAGGACACACCATGACCGACCATATTCAGTTCTCCCAAGACCAAAATGCCCTGATGCTTCTCGACCAGCGCATCCTTCCCGGACGCGAGGAGTACTTCCTCTGCAAGAACACCTTGGACACCATCTACGCCCTCCAGACCATGGTGGTGCGCGGAGCGCCGGCCATCGGCGTCACCGCCGCCTACGGCTGCTACCTGGCATCGCGCGAAGTTGAACCTTCCGACGCCCAGTGGAAGGCCCGTCTGGAAAAGCTCTTAAAGGAGCTGGAGGAAGCCCGTCCCACGGCGGTCAACCTGCGTTGGGCCGTGGAGCTCATGCGCAGCGCCTGGCAGGCCGAGCAGGGCTTGAGCCTGGAAGGCCTTCAGGCCAAGTGGCTGGCCATGGCCAAGGAGATCCACGCCCAGGACATCGAGATCAACAAGGCCATGGGCCGCTTCGGCGCGGAACTCATCGCCGACGGCGACACGGTGATGACCCACTGCAACGCCGGGGCCCTGGCCACGGCCGGGCACGGCACGGCCCTTGGCGTTATCCGCGGGGCCTGGGAGCAGGGCAAGAAGATCCAGGTAATCGCCAACGAGACCAGGCCCTTTCTCCAGGGTGCCCGCCTGACGGCCTACGAGCTGCACAAGGACGGCATCCCGGTGAAGGTGGCCTGCGACAATGCCTGCGCGCTTCTCATGCAGCGCGGCATGGTGCAGAAGGTGGTCGTGGGCGCGGACCGCATCGCGGCCAACGGCGACGCCGCCAACAAGATCGGCACCTTCGGCGTGGCCATCCTGGCCAAGCATTTCGGCGTGCCGTTCTACGTGGCCGCCCCGGCCAGCACCTTCGACCTGAACACCCCCACGGGCGCGGGCATCCCCATCGAGGACCGCACCCCGCGCGAAGTGACCCACGTGGGCGAACACCAGATCACTCCCGAGGGCGTTGGCGTGTTCAACTACGCCTTCGACGTCACCCCTTCCGAGCTCATCGCCGGGATAGTTACCGAGCGCGGTGTCATCCGCGCCCCGTACGTGGAGAACATCGCCAAGATCATCGGCGGCAAATAGGCGAGGCGTGCGGGCTTTGGGATTTTGAGGCCTCTGGCGGCCAAAAGGCTTGCGCCCTTTGGAATCCCGTTCGGCTTCGCATCATGCAGCCATAAGTAGCTTACAGGGAGTGAGGTTTTGCAGCCGAGGGCGACGGATCGTCTTCAGATCGATCCGAGCCCTCGGGGGCAGGGCCTCACTCCCTGATAACCATACTCAATATCTTTCCCCACTCTTTACGCCGCTGCCAGCAGTGGTACACTCTTCCCCACCGGGAGAATCCAAACATGAAAGTGGTCATAAACGGCAAGGACGCGCAGCTTGAAGACGGTGAAAGCCTGGAAGGCTGCCTCGCCTCCAAGGGCTTCGACGCAAAGGCCGTGGTCGTTGAACTCAATGAATCCATCGTCCCCAAGGACATCTGGCCAACCATCGCCTTGAAGGAAGGCGACCGGCTTGAGGTGGTGTCCTTTGTGGGAGGGGGCTGATATGACTCACGCGTCAGACACGCTTCTCATCGGCGGCCGCATGCTTTCGAGCCGCCTGTTTCTTGGCTCCGGCAAGTACTCGTCCAATTCCCTCATCCCGCCCATCGTGAACGCCAGCGGCGCGCAGGTGATCACCGTGGCCGTGCGCCGGGTGGACCCTGAGGCAGGCCAGGAGAACATCCTCACCCACATCCCCAAGTCCTGCATTCTCATGCCCAACACTTCCGGGGCCAGAAACGCCCAGGAAGCGGTGCGCATCGCACGCCTGGCCAGGGCGGCCGGCTGCGGCGACTGGATAAAGATCGAGGTGATAAGCGACAACCGCTACCTGCTGCCCGACAACCAGGAGACCATAGAAGCCACCCGCATACTGGCCGCAGAAGGGTTCACCGTTCTGCCCTATATGAGCCCGGACCTCATGGCAGCCAAGCGCATGGCCGAGGCGGGCGCGGCGGCAATAATGCCGCTTGGCGCGCCCATCGGGACTAATCGCGGCTTTCGCACCAAGGAACTCGTTCGCATCATGATCGAGGAAATAAGCCTCCCCGTTATCGTCGATGCCGGCATCGGCAGGCCTTCCGAGGCCTGCGAGTGCATGGAGATGGGCGCGGCGGCCGTGCTGGTGAACACCGCGGTGGCCTCGGCCGCGGACCCGGTGGCCATGGCCAGGGCCTTCGGCCAGGCTGTGGCCGCTGGCCGGACAGCGTTTTTGGCCGGGCCCGGAGCGGTGGAGGAGACGGCCAAGGCGTCGTCGCCGCTGACGGGCTTTCTGCACGAGTAAGAGAAGAGTAAAGAGGCTTCCGGCGGCCAAAGGGACTGCGTCCCTTTGGAATCCCGTTTCGCTTCGCAGGAAGCGCGGCGCCGTGTGGCCCTAGCGCTACAGAGCTTTGACCCGGTAACTTAACCGCGAAGCATAATGCCGGGTCCAGGGGGAGGCACTCCCCCTGGCGGGAGAGTCCAGAGAGGGCGGCGCCCTCTCTGGCCAAAAGAGCACCATATCATGACGTTTCACGACGAACTGCGCCGCTACGACGGCCTCGATTTCGACAGGTTCTTCTCGCAGGTGGCCGATGCGGACATAGCCCGCATCATCGCCAAGAACAGGCTTTCCCCCATGGACTACCTGGCGCTTCTTTCCCCCCGCGCCGCGTCCCACCTGGAAGCAATCGCCACGCGCGCCCACGAATTGACCGTCCGGCACTTCGGACGGGCGGTTGTGCTTTTCACGCCGCTTTATCTGGCGAACTTCTGCACCAACCAGTGCGTCTACTGCGGGTTCAACACCAAGAACGAGTTGGAGCGCCGCAAGCTCACCGTGGAGGAGGTGGAGGCCGAAGCGCAGGAGATCGCCAAGAGCGGGCTCAAGCACATCCTCATTCTCACCGGCGAGGACCGCAAGGTCACCCCGGTCAGCTACATGGTGGAGTGCGTGCAGGCGCTCAAGAAGTACTTCACCAGCATTTCCATCGAGGTCTATCCCCTCACCAGGGAAGAGTACGGCGAGCTTGCCGAGGCGGGCGTGGACGGCATGACCATGTTCCAGGAAGTCTACGACGAGCCTGCCTACCTGGAGCTGCACCCCAAGGGGCCCAAGCGCAACTATCTCAGGCGCCTGGAAGCTCCGGAAAGGGCAGCGGCGGCCGGAATCCGTCAGATAACCACCGGGGCGCTCCTGGGCCTGCACGACTGGCGCCGGGAGGCCTTCTTCACCGGCGTGCACACGGACTTTTTGCAGCGCACCTATCCCGACATCGAAGTGGCCATCTCCCCGCCGCGCATGCGGCCGCACCTGGGCGGGTTCCCCCCCAAGGAGATCGTCTCGGACGCGGATCTGGTGCAGTACATTCTGGCTTTCAGGTTGTTCATGCCCCGGGCCGGGGTGACGGTCTCCACCCGGGAGAACGCCAAATTGCGCGAGAATCTGCTCAGTCTTGGTGTGACAAAGATGAGCGCAGGCGTGTGCACCCAGGTTGGCGGCCGGGCTTCGGGCCAGGACGATCCGGGCCAGTTCGAGATTTCCGACGGCCGCAGCGTGGCCGAGATGGCCGAGATGCTCTATTCCAAGGGGTATCAGCCAGTGTACAAGGATTGGCAGTACCTGTAGACTGAGAACCATG
The DNA window shown above is from Desulfovibrio sp. and carries:
- the gatB gene encoding Asp-tRNA(Asn)/Glu-tRNA(Gln) amidotransferase subunit GatB, producing the protein MAQYEAVIGLEVHAQLLTKSKIFCSCSTEFGADPNENVCPVCSGMPGVLPVLNARAVEYAAKMGMAVDCVVNPVSVFARKNYFYPDLPKGYQISQYELPICEHGRVDILVDGQAKTIGVTRIHMEEDAGKNIHSATDNVSYVDLNRACVPLIEIVSEPDMRSSDEAVAYLKELRSILVYLGICDGNMEEGSFRCDANVSIRPVGQEAFGTRTEIKNVNSFRHVRQAIEYEIQRQKDCLEDGEAIVQETRLYNPDKNITASMRGKEEAHDYRYFPDPDLVPIKLDPAQIADWRSVLPELPRAKRERFMKDFGLSVQDADVLTAERDVAEYFEAAVAAGGDAKKCANWIMSELMREMAEAKLSATQVKLTPSDLAKLVAIIDSGLISGKIAKQIFPELFAQGGDPEALVKAKGLVQISDTSALEAAIDQVLAANPAEVEAFKGGKTKLMGFFVGQIMKATKGQANPGLVNELLVKKLS
- a CDS encoding DUF89 family protein → MSPVSFPSIGSPSELRYGKDPLLDAWILHFMSENHIEYSIDPLRNASPEQMRFMVALGPDQIYVPCSDVMLGHLLEKNQEPALMDAYAKVWRMVLELIENHCPGQYEKMMILALCDHKYRQAVNAPVLIPSRLLKRLTSVFLAQAGQDDPYRARKRVMNRRARQFMDTPAMNAALNTCPGMSANCATIRDMRFELDMLEISRLLCLSVWSKVWKDDQGFPQPEEIEREVLNCGPFDAFRLALDPGKPKSMKILYLPDTAGGMLFDLLVVRSLLRMGHRVIMALKEGFFFDCPTVWDADEDPILAQYFSMFGARILGDNRVGKNQLLQAIKENPFLVISDGTRERLNLYKTSITFARAWKESDLIIAKGELNHRRLMMTKTEFTRDVISVHRDQEGTLRIEFKPKPSKLRTFTEPEITAKAEAIITRMRSEKSAGKSIMFYSAIVGSIPHETETAITILHTFVKHLRAKLAGTYIINPAEHFEEGMDADDLMFMWEKVQRSGLINVWRFQSTQDIEQAFELMGRSIPPVWAGKDATFSTGCTKEMQIALDMQRSHPEMQVIGPDPEKFFRRREYGVGKFFDAAIAAR
- the csrA gene encoding carbon storage regulator CsrA, whose product is MLILTRRPGESIHLGDKIKITVLGVQGKQIKIGLDVPQEMPVYREEVYLRVLEQNRMALEADQQDVLAAAALWQKSKNE
- a CDS encoding LysR family transcriptional regulator, producing the protein MFFGTGRGMLLEAVDRFGSLKKAAEHLGMSYRAAWGKIKRTEKVLGVVLIEQAGSRNGGHRLTPGGRLLMDKFREWYEAVENSAVDKARELFPWACLSFKEARKMKRGLARDAGDADES
- a CDS encoding GNAT family N-acetyltransferase yields the protein MPVDNTEPLSVYRAGPGYARCLADMILLASRSHHKRGFLDHLTGLPEAALLKLLAGLAMHPAQPWGRIDNTYVALVDGVCSGTVTVREDISTPDYPFSPQALRDLAPGIGINPEQVENILSRQRVFVDALPAVTEPATPGTWLVEFLGVRRENRAGGVARGLMARVEQDLRAAGAKAVELYCDLGNTRAERLFSTLGFTLVREYRYGPGMEVYGEGVSLYKLEL
- a CDS encoding NAD(+)/NADH kinase is translated as MRDVLVVVKAGDEKARAMAQQLLSWLSGLGSSGRVVENRTDQEGCFDAFCLVGTLPRPQLAVVLGGDGTMISVARKLAGESVPLLGINQGRLGFLTQLTAEDWQEPLKQVIVKGFSVGQLIMLACEVARDGRQVFSSGAVNDVVVRGSMARLIKVGVVFGGEKLGGFRADGMVVATPTGATAYSMSAGGPLVHPDLRVLTLTPICPFLCDFRPMVLPTDRPLDLGVEEATADVVLTCDGQSTFPLKPGDWIRVRQAPHSLKLVAVGRHTYFNKLLDKGFIRER
- the flgM gene encoding flagellar biosynthesis anti-sigma factor FlgM translates to MDIKKILGGANPYAQSKVDKGEGSEATAKADKAKAKAKSQAATGDRVSVSSDSKLVAEAAKVAAESPDVRVDRVEALKNQVQAGTYNLDSRRIAEKMVEGELDFLR
- the purU gene encoding formyltetrahydrofolate deformylase; translated protein: MRTDSTPSLRTTARLLITCPDRPGIVAAVSQFIFTHGANITQLDQHSTDPEGGTLFMRLEFQTPNLDLGREALMSAFDRVVAKPFEMRWGIYYAWPPKKLAIMVSRHEHCLMELLWRVSRGELPCSLSMVISNHPDLRHEVERFGVPFHHVPVPRDTEGKQGAENAILEHLAGHADAVVLARYMQILSADFISQAPGPVINIHHSFLPAFVGSAPYHQAFDRGVKIIGATAHYVTEELDAGPIIAQDVAHVSHRHGVEDLKDLGRDLERQVLARAVKAHLEDRIIIDGNKTVVF
- the fliW gene encoding flagellar assembly protein FliW, with translation MAKKQERVIQSRIGKLIIPAERILHFPRGIIGFESEREFTLVKIKEDSPFLILQSMNDPRLGLMVVDPYSFIQDYDVVVGDAERKLLRIENIRQVMVLVTVTIPPGRPEDTTLNLTGPVVINMQARIGLQVPQTDAKYLTHFKPGELLENK